In one window of Erinaceus europaeus chromosome 17, mEriEur2.1, whole genome shotgun sequence DNA:
- the LOC103117503 gene encoding olfactory receptor 52R1-like, with product MLAFRNGSSHPMYFILLGIPGLENCQFWIAFLFCAMYIVAVVGNITVIHIIRIDHSLHEPMYLFLAMLAVSDLVLSSSTQPKMLAIFWFHAQEIEYHACLLQVFFIHAFSSVESGVLMAMALDRYVAICFPLHHSSILTPSVVGKLGATVMLRGLLWVSPFCFMISRMPFCSNHIIPQSYCEHMAVLKLVCADTRVSRIYGLFVAFSVGGFDIVVISVSYVMILRTVLGLPSDEARLKAFGTCASHICVILALYIPALFTFLTHRFGHQVPRVVHIMFANIYLLVPPMFNPIIYGVKTKQIRERVLQGLCCKAP from the coding sequence ATGTTGGCTTTCAGGAATGGCTCCTCTCACCCCATGTACTTCATCCTGCTTGGAATCCCAGGACTTGAGAATTGCCAGTTCTGGATTGCTTTTCTCTTCTGTGCCATGTATATTGTGGCTGTCGTTGGCAACATCACTGTCATTCACATAATCCGGATTGACCACAGCCTGCATGAACCCATGTACCTCTTTCTGGCCATGCTGGCTGTCTCTGACCTGGTCCTCTCTTCTTCCACACAACCCAAAATGCTGGCCATATTCTGGTTCCATGCTCAGGAGATTGAATACCATGCCTGCCTCCTCCAGGTGTTCTTCATCCATGCCTTCTCTTCTGTGGAGTCTGGGGTGCTCATGGCTATGGCCTtggaccgctatgtggccatctgcttCCCACTGCACCACTCCAGCATCCTGACGCCATCTGTAGTGGGCAAGCTGGGGGCCACTGTGATGCTGCGAGGGCTGCTGTGGGTGAGCCCCTTCTGCTTCATGATCTCCAGAATGCCCTTCTGTTCCAACCACATCATCCCCCAGTCCTACTGTGAGCACATGGCTGTGCTGAAGCTGGTGTGTGCTGACACCAGAGTCAGCCGCATATATGGTCTATTTGTGGCCTTCTCGGTGGGGGGCTTTGACATCGTAGTCATCAGTGTATCTTATGTGATGATTCTGAGGACTGTGCTGGGGTTGCCCTCTGATGAAGCCAGGCTCAAGGCTTTTGGCACATGTGCATCCCACATCTGTGTCATCTTGGCTCTCTATATCCCAGCTCTGTTTACTTTCCTCACTCACCGCTTTGGGCATCAGGTGCCCAGGGTGGTCCATATCATGTTTGCCAATATCTATCTTCTGGTACCTCCCATGTTCAACCCCATCATCTATGGAGTGAAAACAAAACAGATAAGGGAAAGAGTTCTTCAGGGACTCTGTTGCAAAGCCCCCTGA